The Tardiphaga alba genome includes a window with the following:
- a CDS encoding outer membrane protein codes for MTKFAFAAVAVLVTGVTATQAADLGYRSRGPAPYTVAQPLNGYSWAGPYLGANLGYEWGNVSGASAKPSGIAGGVTAGYNWQSGNIVYGVEGDIQLTGADGRFANYKFSNPWFGTARGRLGYAVNNVLLYGTAGLAFGSLEAELGNLQQSFTSIGWTAGVGAEVGIYQNWTAKIEYLYVDLSKNNYSLIPSNSGLDFSTVRIGVNYHF; via the coding sequence ATGACCAAGTTTGCGTTCGCGGCAGTCGCCGTTCTGGTGACGGGTGTGACGGCAACGCAGGCAGCGGATCTGGGCTATCGGTCGCGCGGACCGGCGCCCTATACGGTCGCGCAGCCGCTGAATGGCTATAGCTGGGCCGGCCCGTATCTGGGTGCCAATCTCGGTTATGAGTGGGGCAATGTCTCCGGCGCCTCGGCCAAGCCATCGGGCATCGCAGGCGGCGTGACCGCCGGCTACAACTGGCAGAGCGGCAACATTGTTTACGGTGTCGAAGGCGACATCCAGTTGACGGGCGCCGATGGCCGTTTCGCCAATTACAAGTTCTCGAACCCGTGGTTCGGCACCGCGCGCGGCCGTCTCGGCTACGCCGTCAACAATGTGCTGCTCTACGGCACCGCCGGTCTAGCCTTCGGCAGCCTGGAGGCCGAGCTCGGCAACCTGCAGCAGTCCTTCACCTCGATCGGCTGGACCGCCGGTGTCGGCGCCGAAGTCGGCATCTATCAGAACTGGACCGCAAAGATCGAATATCTCTATGTCGATCTGTCCAAGAACAACTACTCGCTCATTCCGTCGAACAGCGGCCTGGACTTCAGCACCGTCCGCATCGGCGTGAACTATCACTTCTAA
- a CDS encoding cold-shock protein produces MGMSGTVKFFNGERGYGFIKPDDGGRDVFVHITAVERAGLKDLIEGQRITFEVEPDKKGKGPKAVDLVITG; encoded by the coding sequence ATGGGCATGAGTGGTACGGTCAAATTCTTCAATGGCGAACGTGGCTACGGCTTCATCAAGCCGGATGACGGGGGACGAGACGTTTTCGTCCACATCACCGCAGTCGAGCGTGCGGGCTTGAAGGACCTGATCGAGGGACAGCGGATCACATTCGAGGTCGAGCCCGACAAGAAGGGCAAGGGACCGAAGGCGGTCGATCTGGTGATTACCGGGTAG